The Candidatus Defluviibacterium haderslevense DNA window CTCATTGAATTTTAAAATTTCACTTTTGAGTTTGCCTTTTTCAAATTCACTTGATTTCAATGATGAATAATAAACGGAGCCATCAATGATTTTTGGGCTTGATTCATTGTCTTTAGTGTTTATTCCTTCTTCAAGTTTTTTTAATTTAAGCAATGGATTTTTGATTTTTATATGTTCTTTCGCCCACTTGAGTTGCACCAATCTTTTTTTTGCAATTTCAACTTCAGGTGATGTATCCTCTGCAGCAGCTAAGTATGAATTGTAATAAACTTCAGCATCACTATATCGTCCTAGACTATAAAGAACTTCAGCTAAATAAAAATTAATATCAGGATGTCTTTGTTCTAATTCAGTTTTTAGTAAACTTTTATAATAAGATTCTGATTTTGAATAGGCATTCAATTTTCTAGTTGCAGTAGCTGCAAGATAGGTTAGTGAATCCGTCTGTTGCTTGTATGGTAATGCTTGTAATATTAGATCATAAGCTGCATAATAGTTTTGTTTGTTGAATTCTTCATGGATAGGTCCCCAATATTTTGAAAATCCTGGGTAGTTTTGGGCCATGCCAATCTGATGTACCAAGATCATTAGAACAAAAAATAGTTTATAATTTCTTTTCACAAAAACGCATTTAATATTTAATAAATAGGGCATTTTTTGTTAATTTTTAAAGCTTTCACAGCTTTGTAATTGTACTGCAATGCCAATTCTGGTCCACCTCTTTTCGTTGTAACACTTTTAAATGGCGATGTATTCATATCATAACTTCCACTTATTAACCAGTTTCTCCACTCAAAACCCAGGTTAGGTATTAGTGCATCATCCCTACGCCAATTACACCCAAGCAACAAATTCAAAACAGCTCCAGGTGTTTTATTTAGATATAGTCTAATTCTACCAGATCCAACCAACTCTTGATATTTATCCTGGCTTTGGTAAATCCCTGCTAGGAGTACATCAAAATATTGTCCAACGCCAACACTTAAATCAATGAATCCCAAATATCGAATTGGTAATTGTTCTTTAATCCCGGAATTGCTATAAAAACTCTGGTTTGGTCTATTAATATGGTAAAGTGAGCCATTCACACCAATTTTTGTTCTCGGTTTTAGTGTATATTGATACATCACAGATGTTCCTAAATCAAAAAAGAAGGTACCGGTTGGCGTATAAGTTTCTTTTGAACTGATCGAGGGATCGTACTTGTCACCAGTCCATTGATTATCCCAGCGCAATTCACCTTCACTTAATCGCCTTTGTGCTATTGCCGGATTAAATCCTATGCCAACCGTATGTCTTTTTCCCACAGTCATGGCATAACTTACTGTACCAACTAATTTTGCCAAACTCAATTTTGAATCTCCAGCACGATCATAATCCAATCCAATTCCATAACCTATAACATCTTTATTCTTGCTCAATACCGTATTCGCATCATAGAGGAAACTAAACGTAGTATATGGGACAGGCACGGCCAACCACTGGTTCCTTACATTCAATGTGACCCGATGATTACCATCAAACTGGCCCGATAAGGCAGGTGATAGATTTAGGGTATTATAATAGAACTGCGAAAAATGTAAGTCTTGGGCAGATAAATTTGCCCAAATACCAATCGCAATAAAAAAAGTAAATCTCTTAAACATAGTTTTCATGTTTATCAGCTAATGAAAAAAATAGACTTAGAATTGAAAATTGGGTAGGTCAGGGATATCTGGTTACGGAAGCATTGTTCCTCAGGTCAAAGATATGTATTTTTATGAATATTTGACATATATAAAAAATAAATATTTATTCATTGATGTTATAATAAAGGTTAATTAGTACAATTATTAGCTGATATTCAATTAATTATACTTTTTAAAATTTTTCATTATGTTGGCTATAGAATGTGTTAACATATTTCAAATGCGGTTTAATTTTTAATTGCATTTCTGATTATCCATACAATTAGTTCATAATCAGCACTAAAAACCTTGACTGTCATTAGTTGTTATGAACTTACTCCTGATTAAGTATTCATATGAAATTTAATGTTGATTCATGTAATTTTGATACTTTAATGGGTGAAATCTAAATCGTATTAAATAAGATTCAATGTACTACTAACGATATAGATGGTATTACAGACTGTGATTATTTTTACTTTCTATTTGCTTTTATATTTGATCATTTATTAAAATTTTTCAAACCCAATTTTTAAGATAAAGTAACAATTTATGGAAATTTTAGATGGCCTTACCGAACGAAAGATATTCAAAATAAATAGCAATCATTCTGTTGAAAAAATGGATGTCGTGGCTATTGAAGAGCCAATGGAAATAGCTATCAAATATAATGAGAAAGATCATACTACCTTAAAAACGATTTCCATTACCATGAGAACGCCAGGACATGATAAATATTTAGTCCTGGGATTTTTGTTTTCAGAGGGTATTATTGACTCAGTATCAGACATTCATGATATTCAGTTTAAATTTTCATGCACTCCTGAAGAGACTATAGAACAAACTGTGGTGGTTCATATCAAACCCCATTTAATCCATAGGGTAAAAGATTTAAACCGACATTTCTATACCAGCTCCAGTTGTGGTGTCTGTGGTAAAACAACCATTGACTTAGCCGTTACTCATTGCCATTTTTTGTTAAAAAGCTTAGAAAAGCAAATATCTTTAGATACTATTTATAAATTACCAAGTGTATTAAAAAGCAATCAGAAATTATTTGATCAAACGGGCGGAATCCATGCATGTGCTTTATTTGATTTTGGTGGTCATTTAATTACTATTGCTGAGGATGTTGGTAGACATAATGCGATGGACAAACTTATTGGGTATTGCTTAGAAAATCATTTAGTTCCTGCATCTGAACATATCCTATTAGTTAGTGGCAGGGCAAGTTTTGAACTCATTCAAAAAGCCCTAACGATTGGGGTTCCGGCTCTCTTGGCTATTGGGGCTCCTAGTAGCCTTGCTATAGATTTAGCAAACAGTTTTGGTATGAGTTTAGGAGGATTTTTAAAAGATGGTAGTGTGAATATTTATTCTGGAATTCAACGATTTAACATTTGATATGAATTCATATCTTCCTCTAACCGGACTTATTTTATGTGGCGGAAAAAGCAGTCGATTGGGTTTTGACAAACTTAGTGTTATTAAAGATACTGTTCCAGTCTATAATTGGTGGTTGGGGGTTTTGGAAAAACATTGTTCTAATATTTATATATCCTGCAATTCACACCAGGCAGATCAATATAAGCTGCCAAATACTTTAATCGATGTCGAATCTCATCAAGGTCCATTGGGCGGAATCTATAGTGCGATACTTAAACATCCTGACCATGCCTTATTAGTCGTGGCATGTGATTTGGTTTACATTACAAAAGAAGACATTGAAGCACTCATAACTCAAAGAGATCCGACTTCTTACGGTACAGCTTACTTGACTTTAGGGACAGATTTTCCATTTCCATTGTGTACCATCTATGAACCAAAAATATTTGATGATCTTAAGCAAGAGTATCTAAATTCCAAAAAATCTGCTATATCGGTATTGAAAAATAAGGATATTAAGTTAATACATCATAAAATCAATTTGAATGGAATCAACACTCCGGAAGAATATGAAAAATGGAAACAAGAACAATATTTAAACCTCTAATTTTGGGTAAATGATTTCATCCCAAAACCATAAAACGTCGAATTTCATTAAATCGGATTCTATGAAGATATACTTTTAGTTGGTTGGGGGCAAAATTTGAGTCTGTTCTCCAAAATAATTGGCAAAATGTCCAAAATCACTTGCTAATTTAGTATTATTAGTTGCTTTTAAATAAGTCTCACTTAAGGCTTTCAAGGTTTGAAACATAAAGCGATCCATTTCCTGAACTTGCATTTCCTTGGTCCATAGATCTAGTTTCAAAGTATCCATACTTTCTTTTTCAAAAAAAGAAATCAGGATGCCTTTAGCTTGGGAATAAGAATCTACACCACCATCCTTTGCAATCCATTGTATATCCTCCGGTACATTTTGTGCATCAAGTTGTACTTTAATATGAATATCTGAAGTTTTTGACATAATTATTTTACAATAAGTTGATAATTCTTACAAATTTGACCGCCAAAGATACCTAATCCATTGGTAATATTACCATCAATCCGAACATATGAAGCAAATGGTCCTTGGCGCGTCCTGCTGACTTCCAGGGTGTTCCAAAAATCAAAATGTTCCTTGTCCAGATTACACCATTTAACGATTACTGTGTCCCCTACTCTATAATATCCAGATGTCGCTGTGAATTCACTTCCGGGTGCTTGGGCTTTTTGTAACGTAAATTTAAATTGTTGACCATTGAATAATGCATCATCTGTAACCGAAGAAAAATTGGGAATCAATGGCTCATGTTGGGTTCCGGTAAAATATCGGTAATAATCTATAACTAATGGATTATCCGAAATGAAACAAAACATTTGGCGGAAAGTATCATTTGGGGTTCCTGGGATTTTATCAAACCATACAGAATCTATTTTAATAAAACCAGGAATCGTTGTCGTAGATCTAAGGGTATCAGTTCCGGTTATTACAGATAATTTGTATTGATTTCCAACCTGTAATGGTATTTGTCCATTGATATCAATATAAACACAAAAATTGACACTTATGCTATCCAGGTTTAATCCAAATCGATCAGCAATTTGTTGTTGTAATGCTTTTGGAATATCGTTTAGACAGATTTCTTGCAATGGATACTGAAGTTGGTTGGTTTCAATATTAACTATGGCATTATGAATGAATAAATTTTCGAGTATACTGGCATTTATATTAGAATAAAACCCTAAAGACTTAGTCAAAATCAAATACGGAAATATCGCTTGATCATTGAGTTCAAGATAAGATTCTACAACATATTTTTCATCTTCTACATTCGTTACCGGAATAAAGGTTTCTTCACAAGACATATTCAACAACAGAAGTATATAAAGATATCGTTTCATTTTTTACTTTTTACTTTTCACTTTTTACTTTCTTCTTCATACTTTTTACTTTTTGATTTACTATCCCAATAAAAATTCCAGGTAACCGAAGGAATTATGGTAAAAATAGAAACATTGACTGCTTTTGCAGAACCATTTCCATTCAATATATTGGAACTAAAATCAGTATAGCTGAAAAATGGATTCTTGTGATTGTAAATATTGTAAATAGAGATTGCCCAACTGGAATGAAACGATTTTTTATGATTACTTACATTGTCATAAACAAAAGAAACATCTAGTCGGTGATAGTCTTCAATTCGTGCACTATTTCTTGGACCGTATTCAATATTGGGTTTATTGTCAATGATAAATAAACTTTGTATTGGCGTATATCGCCGTCCGGTGGCATAAATAAAAGCACCGGATACTTGCCAGTATTTACTTAAATTATAATTTGCAACTATAACTAAATCATGAGGTCGATCATATACAGTTGGAAATATTCGACCCTGTTCTATTTGATCAAACCATCTTTCTGATCTGGACAATGTGTAACTGATCCATCCATTAAAATCGCCGCGCTTTTTTTTCAAAAACAATTCAATGCCATATGCTCTCCCCTTTCCAAAGACAAATTCATTTTCAATCTCTGAGGAAAAAGATTCAACATAACTTTCTCTATAATCCAATTGATTCCTCAGATCTTTATAATAGGTTTCAACGGAGGTTTCAACTTGGTCATTGAATAAATTGATATAATATCCAATGGCATATTGAATGCCGATCTGCGGTTTTACTTTCTTCGTACTGGGCACCCAAATATCCGTAGGTAGTGTACTTCCTGAATTGCTTACGAGGTGTAAATATTGACTGGATAGACTCACACCGCCCTTAATGGATGATTGTTCATTGATGCCTTTGTTGAATGTAATCCTGGGCTCAGGGACGATATACGATGTTACGATATCATTTGTATTATATTTTTTTTGAGTGGCTTCATCAGTATAGGGACCGGTTTGAATAAAATTAGATAATCGAACACCCACATTAAGACTCAATTGTCTTCGGATTTTCCAATCATCTAAAACGTAAATTTCATTTTCATGTCCGAATTTGGTTTCAACTTTTGAGGTGAAGGTTTCTTCGCCATTGGTACCATAAATGATATTGGGTTGCAATTGATGATAAGTATACCTAAGTCCTGTTTTAATATGATGTTTAGTATTGGGGTAATAATCAAAATCGATTTTAGCAGAATAATCTTTGACGCCTGAATTTAATTTAAAAACGAATTCTTCTTGCCCACCATTGATGTTGAAATTATAATTGTTCGAAATGAAAGCAACATTTGCAAAAAGGTTATTTTTAATGATATGATTCCATCTTACAGTTCCAGTAGCATTTCCATAAGGTAATGATATGGAAAATCCTCTTTCTTGACTTGAAAATGTAAAAACATCTCTTCCGAAATAGCCACTTAAATAAATTCGATCCTTATGTGATATTCTATAATTTAATTTAGCATTGAGATCATAAAAATAATAATTGGTGCCTGCATATTTTGTTTTATTTATAAAGGGTTGGGCGATATCCAATGCATAAGTTCTTCTGGCAGAAAAAATAAATGAAGCCTGCTCTTTTTTTATTGGACCCTGTACAGTTAATCTTGAAGAGATGATTCCGATTCCACCTTCCACAACATAATCCTGATCATTACCTTCCTTCATCTGAACATCTATTACCGAAGAAATTCTGCTTCCATAGTCTGCGGGCATGCTGCCTTTGATTAGGGTTACATTTTTGATAGCATCAGAATTAAATACGCTGAAAAAACCTAACATATGTCCCGTATTGTAGACTACAGCTTCATCAAGCAGTACCAGATTTTGATCAGGTCCGCCACCTCGAATATATAGACCCGCGGTGCCTTCAGTAGCTGAAGAAACTCCAGGTAATAATTGCAGCGATTTTAGAAGATCTACTTCACCCATGAGGCTGGGTAATTTCTTGATTTTATCTAAGCCAAGTTCAATGGTACCCATTTCTGTGCTTTGAACATTCTTTTTTAATTCCTCATCTGTTATTACAATTTCTTCCATTAATACTCCAGTAGACAATTTCATATCTATCGTTGTATCCTGAGTTAAATTTAAATCCAATTCTTTTGTTGTGTAGCCAACATAGGAATACACTAGTTTGTGAATGCCTTTTGGAATTTTAATAGAATAGAATCCATAATAATTGGAAATGGTACCTACGCTTTGATCACTTTTTAAATATACATTAGCACCGATTAATGTTTCGCCAGATTTTTGTTCGGTGATATAACCGTTGATGGTTATCAAAGACTGTGCAGAAGAAAAGTAAGATAAAATTAAAAATAAACTTATAAGAATAAGTCTCATTGGATTGAAATGTTAACCCCAATAGAACCGCAAAGAAAAAGATTAGTTTATCTGAATGGGCTTTATTTTAAATCCCTATCGTTTTAATAAACTGATAATACCGTAATGACCTCCCAAATGGCCCGCACCACAGCTTGCAAATAAAGATCCGGTTTTGCTCCAATGGATGATTTGTTCTGTTATGGATTGATTGCGTTCATAAAGAAATGAATGCCTGTATTGGCCTAACATTTTTTTACTTTTCTTGTAAATGGTAGTTAGGTCTTGTTTTAAATATGAAGCAAGTAATTGTTTGGATTGTTTTTTTAGTTTGGTGATATTTTTACTGGCATCCAATAACATTTTATACTGTATCGGAAGAGGAATTTGATTCAAATAATTATAATGGGTTACAAGATCTTCCAGTCCAATACAAATTTTATGATTGCGTTCACCTTGTTCCCAAATCCATTCATCAAGTCCTTGGTGCGTGGCATTATTTGCCAGTATATGAATGGAGATGATGTTTAATATTACTAAGGGTTTATACTGTTTGTAACCCGAAATATCCAATCCTAAATATTTGAGGCATCGTTGTTCCAATTTTTCCCAATGAATATCAGAAATGGATTGATCTGTAATAGGATCAATTAAGATATAATCTTGTAAATTAAATTGTTTGGCTTCCAACAAATGAATTTCAGTTCCAATGATGTCTGCCTGAGATAAATATTGGTCAATAGCAAGTTTAATACTCGCCAAGCCAATATCTTCAATATGTATTGTACCTAATAAATAAGAGGTATAGTGCTGATCTCCTGCTATTTCCCAAAGAACACTTTTTGGCATTGGCATCTTAAGGGAAGTTATTCTATGACCAAACGAACTATCCTACTTCAATAGGAAGGCGATTGTTTTGTTTGATTGTAGATAAGTTCATTAAAGTCTTCAATCGTTCAACCTCTTCAATTTGGGACAATTTTTTGAATAAAAGCGCCTCATAAGTTTGCATATCCTTAGTGACCACTTTCATGAGTACGTCTGCATCACCAGTAATTATAAAGCACTCAACGATTTCTTCTATTTTTTTGATTTTCTCCATAAAATTATCCAGCGCTTTAGGCTTATTCCAGGCAATGTTAACCAGGATAAAGGTACTAATAGCTAAATTCACTTTATGGGCATTGATTTTGGCGTGATAGCTTTCGATGACACCAGTTTGTTCTAATTTTTTAACCCGTTCTAAGGTTGGAGCCGGAGAAAGTCCTATTTTTTTAGATAATTCCAGATTGGTTATTTTACTATTCTCCTGAAGTATGTTTAGGATTTTTACATCGATTTTGTCTAATTTATCTGTCATTTTGAAATTTTTAAAATTAAAAATGGTATTTGTTATTAAAACGCCGCTAAAATAGAATTTTATT harbors:
- a CDS encoding PorP/SprF family type IX secretion system membrane protein, with translation MFKRFTFFIAIGIWANLSAQDLHFSQFYYNTLNLSPALSGQFDGNHRVTLNVRNQWLAVPVPYTTFSFLYDANTVLSKNKDVIGYGIGLDYDRAGDSKLSLAKLVGTVSYAMTVGKRHTVGIGFNPAIAQRRLSEGELRWDNQWTGDKYDPSISSKETYTPTGTFFFDLGTSVMYQYTLKPRTKIGVNGSLYHINRPNQSFYSNSGIKEQLPIRYLGFIDLSVGVGQYFDVLLAGIYQSQDKYQELVGSGRIRLYLNKTPGAVLNLLLGCNWRRDDALIPNLGFEWRNWLISGSYDMNTSPFKSVTTKRGGPELALQYNYKAVKALKINKKCPIY
- the fdhD gene encoding formate dehydrogenase accessory sulfurtransferase FdhD, translated to MEILDGLTERKIFKINSNHSVEKMDVVAIEEPMEIAIKYNEKDHTTLKTISITMRTPGHDKYLVLGFLFSEGIIDSVSDIHDIQFKFSCTPEETIEQTVVVHIKPHLIHRVKDLNRHFYTSSSCGVCGKTTIDLAVTHCHFLLKSLEKQISLDTIYKLPSVLKSNQKLFDQTGGIHACALFDFGGHLITIAEDVGRHNAMDKLIGYCLENHLVPASEHILLVSGRASFELIQKALTIGVPALLAIGAPSSLAIDLANSFGMSLGGFLKDGSVNIYSGIQRFNI
- a CDS encoding NTP transferase domain-containing protein — protein: MNSYLPLTGLILCGGKSSRLGFDKLSVIKDTVPVYNWWLGVLEKHCSNIYISCNSHQADQYKLPNTLIDVESHQGPLGGIYSAILKHPDHALLVVACDLVYITKEDIEALITQRDPTSYGTAYLTLGTDFPFPLCTIYEPKIFDDLKQEYLNSKKSAISVLKNKDIKLIHHKINLNGINTPEEYEKWKQEQYLNL
- the gldC gene encoding gliding motility protein GldC, whose amino-acid sequence is MSKTSDIHIKVQLDAQNVPEDIQWIAKDGGVDSYSQAKGILISFFEKESMDTLKLDLWTKEMQVQEMDRFMFQTLKALSETYLKATNNTKLASDFGHFANYFGEQTQILPPTN
- a CDS encoding DUF4249 family protein; protein product: MKRYLYILLLLNMSCEETFIPVTNVEDEKYVVESYLELNDQAIFPYLILTKSLGFYSNINASILENLFIHNAIVNIETNQLQYPLQEICLNDIPKALQQQIADRFGLNLDSISVNFCVYIDINGQIPLQVGNQYKLSVITGTDTLRSTTTIPGFIKIDSVWFDKIPGTPNDTFRQMFCFISDNPLVIDYYRYFTGTQHEPLIPNFSSVTDDALFNGQQFKFTLQKAQAPGSEFTATSGYYRVGDTVIVKWCNLDKEHFDFWNTLEVSRTRQGPFASYVRIDGNITNGLGIFGGQICKNYQLIVK
- a CDS encoding TonB-dependent receptor, encoding MRLILISLFLILSYFSSAQSLITINGYITEQKSGETLIGANVYLKSDQSVGTISNYYGFYSIKIPKGIHKLVYSYVGYTTKELDLNLTQDTTIDMKLSTGVLMEEIVITDEELKKNVQSTEMGTIELGLDKIKKLPSLMGEVDLLKSLQLLPGVSSATEGTAGLYIRGGGPDQNLVLLDEAVVYNTGHMLGFFSVFNSDAIKNVTLIKGSMPADYGSRISSVIDVQMKEGNDQDYVVEGGIGIISSRLTVQGPIKKEQASFIFSARRTYALDIAQPFINKTKYAGTNYYFYDLNAKLNYRISHKDRIYLSGYFGRDVFTFSSQERGFSISLPYGNATGTVRWNHIIKNNLFANVAFISNNYNFNINGGQEEFVFKLNSGVKDYSAKIDFDYYPNTKHHIKTGLRYTYHQLQPNIIYGTNGEETFTSKVETKFGHENEIYVLDDWKIRRQLSLNVGVRLSNFIQTGPYTDEATQKKYNTNDIVTSYIVPEPRITFNKGINEQSSIKGGVSLSSQYLHLVSNSGSTLPTDIWVPSTKKVKPQIGIQYAIGYYINLFNDQVETSVETYYKDLRNQLDYRESYVESFSSEIENEFVFGKGRAYGIELFLKKKRGDFNGWISYTLSRSERWFDQIEQGRIFPTVYDRPHDLVIVANYNLSKYWQVSGAFIYATGRRYTPIQSLFIIDNKPNIEYGPRNSARIEDYHRLDVSFVYDNVSNHKKSFHSSWAISIYNIYNHKNPFFSYTDFSSNILNGNGSAKAVNVSIFTIIPSVTWNFYWDSKSKSKKYEEESKK
- a CDS encoding TraB/GumN family protein, translated to MPMPKSVLWEIAGDQHYTSYLLGTIHIEDIGLASIKLAIDQYLSQADIIGTEIHLLEAKQFNLQDYILIDPITDQSISDIHWEKLEQRCLKYLGLDISGYKQYKPLVILNIISIHILANNATHQGLDEWIWEQGERNHKICIGLEDLVTHYNYLNQIPLPIQYKMLLDASKNITKLKKQSKQLLASYLKQDLTTIYKKSKKMLGQYRHSFLYERNQSITEQIIHWSKTGSLFASCGAGHLGGHYGIISLLKR
- a CDS encoding Lrp/AsnC family transcriptional regulator; the protein is MTDKLDKIDVKILNILQENSKITNLELSKKIGLSPAPTLERVKKLEQTGVIESYHAKINAHKVNLAISTFILVNIAWNKPKALDNFMEKIKKIEEIVECFIITGDADVLMKVVTKDMQTYEALLFKKLSQIEEVERLKTLMNLSTIKQNNRLPIEVG